CGGGCGTAGTTTCTCATGTAAGATTTACTTCTAAATGCGCCACCCTTAGCCATTTTGTATAATTTACGATAGGTAGTAGCATCAATGATTTCATCTTCACGCATTTCTTTAAGATCTTTTCTTAAAGCTCTTATAGTAGTCATCCATGCTTTTTTCTTAGGGTTACGTGCTTTTTTAGCTCCTTTTACACTACCCCTACCTTTTCTTTTTCCTTTTGCTTTTTGTTCCTTAATTTTTTTAGATCTGTAGCTACTAATACCTTTTTGAGGTTTAGCTTTAATAGCTCCATCATTAATTAACTGCTTTACACCTTCTCTAGTGATAGCAAGAGATACTTCTTCTAATCTTTCTGGGTCAATCC
The sequence above is drawn from the Methanobrevibacter sp. genome and encodes:
- a CDS encoding 50S ribosomal protein L19e codes for the protein MNLTTQKRLAASILKVGLNRVWIDPERLEEVSLAITREGVKQLINDGAIKAKPQKGISSYRSKKIKEQKAKGKRKGRGSVKGAKKARNPKKKAWMTTIRALRKDLKEMREDEIIDATTYRKLYKMAKGGAFRSKSYMRNYARDHDLIKGEE